A single window of Granulicella sibirica DNA harbors:
- a CDS encoding O-methyltransferase yields the protein MSRDLWTKVDHYLVETLLKPDPDLEAALKANAAANLPAMDVAANQGMFLHLLARIQGAKRILEIGTLGGYSTLWLAKALPPHGSLITLEFDPHHADTARANIDHAGMSSIVEVRTGPAIESLPRLHSEGQPPFDLIFIDADKPSYSEYLEWSLRLSRPGTVIIADNVIRNGAVADPTSEDPRVQGVRRFLAQITGDPRLSATALQTVGNKGYDGFTLAVVNAL from the coding sequence ATGAGCCGCGACCTCTGGACCAAAGTCGATCACTACCTCGTCGAAACCCTCCTGAAGCCCGATCCCGATCTCGAAGCCGCCCTGAAAGCCAACGCCGCCGCCAACCTCCCCGCAATGGACGTAGCCGCAAACCAGGGCATGTTCCTCCATCTCCTGGCCCGTATCCAGGGTGCAAAGCGAATCCTCGAGATCGGTACGCTAGGCGGCTACAGCACCCTTTGGCTCGCCAAGGCCCTCCCGCCCCACGGCAGCCTCATTACCCTCGAATTCGACCCGCACCACGCCGACACAGCCCGCGCTAACATCGACCATGCCGGCATGTCCTCCATCGTCGAGGTCCGCACTGGCCCCGCCATCGAGTCTCTTCCCAGACTCCACAGTGAGGGCCAGCCGCCCTTCGACCTCATCTTCATCGACGCCGACAAGCCCAGCTACTCGGAATACCTTGAGTGGTCCCTCCGCCTCTCCCGCCCCGGCACCGTCATCATCGCCGACAACGTGATCCGCAACGGAGCTGTAGCTGACCCCACGAGCGAGGATCCACGCGTGCAGGGAGTCCGCCGCTTCCTCGCACAAATCACCGGAGATCCACGCCTCAGTGCCACAGCTCTGCAGACCGTGGGCAACAAAGGCTACGACGGCTTTACCCTCGCCGTCGTAAACGCCCTCTAA
- a CDS encoding PQQ-dependent sugar dehydrogenase, whose product MSFRYSLTILAAVPFAFAGFASHAQTKQTITGQDAFADYSKQQPGVRRKITVADLPEPNPSESVDNGPTVVPKPDGAMPIAPAGFKVELYAGGDSGTGNFQQPRLIRTAPNGDIFLADSMAGEVKVMRGVGANGKAATIETFASGLDHPFGIAFYPAANPKWVYVANTTTVVRFAYKAGDLKASGAPEMLVPDLPGYAQLRGGGHWTRDVVFTKDGTKMLVSVGSGSNADDPDTHPREFHRADVLEFTPAGKFLKVYAAGIRNCVGEAINPVTGSLWCSVNERDALGNNLVPDYITSVKEDGFYGWPWFYMGGHQDPRLEGKHPELKAKVLTPDVLMQPHMASLEMVFYPEAHASFPAEYKGDAFAAEHGSWNRAARGGYEVVRVPMHAGRAEGSYEDFLTGFVTPDGKVWGRPVGVTVAKDGSLFVTDDGSKSVWHVTYIGMGGAASGR is encoded by the coding sequence ATGAGTTTTCGCTATTCGTTGACGATCCTTGCGGCTGTGCCGTTCGCTTTTGCCGGTTTCGCCTCGCATGCACAGACGAAGCAGACGATTACGGGGCAGGACGCCTTTGCCGATTACAGCAAGCAGCAGCCGGGAGTGCGGAGGAAGATTACCGTCGCGGATCTTCCGGAGCCTAATCCTTCGGAGTCGGTCGATAACGGTCCGACGGTGGTGCCGAAGCCGGATGGGGCGATGCCGATCGCCCCGGCGGGGTTCAAGGTGGAGCTATATGCGGGTGGTGATAGCGGGACGGGGAATTTCCAGCAGCCGCGGCTGATCCGCACGGCTCCGAATGGGGATATTTTCCTGGCGGACTCGATGGCGGGCGAGGTCAAGGTGATGCGGGGCGTGGGCGCGAATGGGAAGGCTGCGACCATCGAGACGTTTGCTTCGGGGCTGGATCATCCGTTCGGGATTGCGTTTTATCCGGCGGCTAATCCGAAGTGGGTTTACGTGGCGAATACCACGACCGTCGTGCGGTTTGCTTATAAAGCCGGAGATTTGAAGGCTTCGGGGGCGCCGGAGATGCTTGTGCCGGACCTTCCTGGGTACGCGCAGTTGCGGGGCGGCGGGCACTGGACGCGGGATGTCGTGTTTACGAAGGATGGGACGAAGATGCTGGTGTCCGTCGGGTCGGGGTCGAATGCCGACGATCCGGATACGCATCCGAGAGAGTTTCACCGGGCGGATGTGCTGGAGTTTACGCCTGCGGGAAAGTTCCTCAAGGTGTACGCGGCCGGGATCCGAAACTGCGTGGGTGAGGCGATCAACCCGGTGACCGGGTCGCTGTGGTGCTCGGTGAATGAGCGGGATGCGCTTGGGAACAACCTGGTTCCGGACTACATCACGAGTGTGAAGGAAGATGGGTTCTATGGGTGGCCATGGTTCTACATGGGCGGGCACCAGGATCCACGGCTTGAAGGAAAGCATCCGGAGCTGAAGGCGAAGGTGCTGACGCCGGATGTGCTGATGCAGCCACACATGGCTTCGTTGGAGATGGTCTTTTACCCGGAGGCGCATGCTTCGTTTCCGGCTGAGTACAAGGGAGATGCATTTGCGGCGGAGCATGGGTCCTGGAACCGGGCGGCACGCGGCGGATACGAGGTTGTGCGTGTTCCGATGCATGCGGGTAGGGCGGAGGGCTCGTATGAGGACTTCCTGACGGGGTTTGTGACGCCGGATGGAAAGGTCTGGGGTCGGCCGGTCGGAGTCACCGTCGCCAAGGATGGGAGCTTGTTTGTCACGGACGACGGTAGCAAGTCGGTGTGGCATGTGACGTATATCGGCATGGGTGGGGCGGCGTCCGGACGATAA
- the rplA gene encoding 50S ribosomal protein L1: MAKKISKNLAAARALVEPRPYTLVDAVPLLKKAKYAKFDETVDLTLRLGVDPKHADQMVRGTVVLPHGLGKSKIVAVIASGDKIKDAEAAGAEFFGGEELVERIQKEGWTAFDALIATPDMMKSVGRLGKVLGPRGLMPNPKTGTVTTDVVSAIKEIKAGKVEFRTDKTALVHVPVGKLSFDPQKLVDNAMTVISSVLKAKPSAAKGKYVRGITLSSTMGPGISLDPTTAEAASKN, from the coding sequence ATGGCAAAGAAGATTTCAAAGAATCTGGCGGCGGCGCGCGCGTTGGTTGAGCCGCGTCCGTACACGCTGGTTGATGCTGTTCCTCTCCTCAAGAAGGCCAAGTACGCGAAGTTCGACGAAACCGTCGACCTGACGCTGCGGCTTGGAGTGGATCCGAAGCACGCGGACCAGATGGTCCGCGGCACCGTTGTTCTTCCTCACGGGCTTGGCAAGTCGAAGATCGTAGCGGTCATCGCGTCGGGCGACAAGATCAAGGACGCCGAGGCGGCAGGCGCGGAGTTCTTCGGCGGCGAAGAGCTGGTCGAGCGGATTCAGAAAGAAGGCTGGACGGCCTTCGACGCGCTCATCGCGACCCCCGACATGATGAAGTCGGTTGGACGTCTCGGTAAGGTTCTCGGACCGCGCGGCCTGATGCCGAACCCGAAGACCGGGACCGTGACGACCGATGTGGTCAGCGCGATCAAGGAGATCAAGGCGGGTAAGGTCGAGTTCCGCACGGACAAGACCGCTCTGGTTCACGTTCCGGTGGGCAAGCTCTCGTTCGATCCGCAGAAGCTGGTCGATAACGCGATGACGGTGATCTCGAGCGTTCTGAAGGCGAAGCCGTCGGCAGCCAAGGGCAAGTATGTCCGCGGCATCACGCTGAGCTCGACGATGGGCCCCGGCATCTCGCTCGATCCGACCACCGCGGAAGCTGCGAGCAAGAACTAA
- a CDS encoding amidohydrolase has protein sequence MPLHREISISVVLCLAVTASAQKPASPDLVLCHGHIFTADTTNPWVEAVAIRGDRILAAGADGAVCSTADAHTQVINLEGRMAMPGIDDSHDHVGGALYGIQVPFPSPPHGQGPDPSIAELAAGVKAAAATDQQNEWIHSVVGPAVIRHPEETKTALNEAGGSHPVMVEAWWGHGVFVNAAGLAKLGIADTITDPEGGRFDRDATGHLTGLMEEEAGNEIRRRLSDEAGVPASVQAFKAYAQRRLAEGVTSVQIMATNQRLSYLERTFVDADTPLRIRIMRFPMAREDERVGEKLKTGEEILSPRVRVAGVKFVLDGTPIEELAYRTKDYADRPGWRGRPDYSVAFIDRQLRIALSGKDQFLFHTAGDAISDEVMDEMEKLAPAATWKPLRVRFEHGDGLDTPERIARAFRLGIVVAQPRPGRPWKSLSEGNIPLAYGSDSGMSPWLIFNVMTDPKNPQAVDRETALRALTIGSSYAEFMENRKGTIKPGALADITVLSQDVSAPTAAPVMATHSVLTIVGGKIAFQSPGPQ, from the coding sequence ATGCCACTTCATCGAGAAATTTCTATCTCAGTCGTCCTGTGTCTGGCCGTCACCGCGAGTGCGCAGAAGCCGGCCTCTCCTGACCTGGTTCTCTGTCACGGACACATCTTCACAGCCGACACGACTAATCCCTGGGTAGAAGCGGTCGCGATTCGGGGGGACCGCATCCTTGCCGCCGGTGCCGATGGCGCTGTGTGTTCCACGGCCGACGCCCATACCCAGGTCATTAATCTCGAAGGCCGGATGGCGATGCCTGGGATCGATGACTCGCACGATCATGTGGGTGGCGCGCTTTATGGTATCCAGGTACCGTTTCCGTCTCCGCCACATGGCCAGGGCCCCGATCCCTCTATCGCGGAACTGGCTGCGGGGGTAAAGGCAGCCGCTGCTACCGATCAGCAGAACGAGTGGATCCATTCGGTCGTCGGCCCCGCCGTTATCCGTCACCCGGAAGAGACAAAGACCGCCCTGAATGAGGCAGGAGGTTCGCACCCGGTCATGGTCGAGGCCTGGTGGGGCCACGGCGTCTTTGTGAATGCCGCAGGGCTCGCTAAGCTTGGCATTGCGGACACCATCACAGATCCCGAGGGTGGCCGCTTCGACCGCGATGCGACCGGTCACCTGACGGGCCTCATGGAGGAGGAAGCAGGTAACGAGATCCGGCGGCGTCTTAGCGACGAGGCCGGTGTACCTGCTTCGGTCCAGGCTTTCAAGGCCTATGCACAGCGACGACTCGCTGAGGGGGTCACCTCCGTCCAGATCATGGCCACCAATCAGCGGTTGAGCTATCTCGAAAGGACATTTGTCGATGCGGACACTCCGCTACGCATCCGGATCATGCGGTTTCCGATGGCGCGTGAAGATGAGCGTGTCGGTGAAAAACTCAAGACGGGTGAGGAGATTCTTTCGCCGCGCGTACGTGTCGCGGGGGTGAAGTTCGTTCTCGATGGCACTCCGATCGAGGAACTCGCTTACCGGACGAAGGACTATGCAGATAGGCCGGGCTGGCGCGGACGCCCCGACTATTCTGTAGCCTTCATTGACCGCCAACTCAGGATCGCCTTGAGTGGGAAGGATCAGTTCCTCTTCCACACCGCAGGAGACGCGATCTCGGACGAGGTGATGGATGAGATGGAAAAGCTGGCCCCCGCCGCTACATGGAAGCCTCTCCGAGTCCGCTTCGAACACGGCGACGGTCTTGACACGCCGGAACGCATTGCGCGTGCCTTCCGGTTGGGAATCGTCGTTGCCCAGCCGCGGCCAGGCAGACCATGGAAGTCTCTGTCGGAGGGAAATATCCCGCTCGCCTACGGATCGGATAGTGGCATGTCCCCTTGGCTCATCTTCAATGTGATGACCGACCCCAAGAATCCGCAGGCGGTTGATCGCGAGACCGCGCTGCGCGCATTGACCATCGGATCCTCCTATGCGGAGTTCATGGAGAATCGAAAGGGCACAATAAAGCCGGGTGCGCTTGCCGACATCACCGTGCTGTCGCAGGATGTAAGCGCACCGACAGCAGCGCCTGTGATGGCGACGCATAGTGTGCTCACGATTGTCGGGGGAAAAATAGCATTTCAGTCTCCGGGACCGCAGTGA
- a CDS encoding SPL family radical SAM protein, with amino-acid sequence MAKLEDPATQALFPILPQGPVGLARLAAEAQHADDGHNIEFMTLEARSILNRSVSKRQLSLAWSINPYRGCEFACRYCYARYTHEFLEPEPIGIKDDHADEPQAWATAFERKIYLKRNAAWLLEQDLRKVDPAEEIALGTATDPYQPIERRAGITRSLLEVLAKRSGYRLGIVTKSNLILRDIDLLTKIAAGNTLVIHLTITTPDAKLARLLEPRAPRPDLRFEAIRSLRAAKLTAGILCSPLLPGITDTSKALNRMASKAAEAGASFFAAQPLFLKSCSRPTYLSFVREHFPALLPTYEEHFSQGAFSQGPYRRRMEALVEEACRKHGVPGRSTDALLTRDAGMGRKGPISEFRPIQHTLFA; translated from the coding sequence ATGGCGAAACTGGAAGACCCGGCAACGCAAGCGTTGTTCCCCATCCTGCCCCAGGGTCCGGTAGGACTGGCACGACTCGCAGCCGAAGCGCAGCACGCGGATGACGGACATAACATCGAGTTCATGACCCTGGAAGCGCGCTCGATTCTCAATCGATCCGTCTCGAAGCGCCAGCTCTCCCTCGCCTGGTCGATCAACCCCTACCGAGGCTGCGAGTTCGCCTGTCGCTACTGCTACGCACGCTACACCCACGAGTTCCTCGAGCCGGAACCGATCGGCATCAAGGACGATCACGCCGACGAGCCACAAGCCTGGGCCACCGCCTTCGAGCGCAAGATCTACCTGAAGCGGAACGCCGCCTGGCTGCTCGAACAGGATCTGAGAAAAGTCGATCCAGCCGAAGAGATCGCGCTGGGAACCGCAACCGATCCCTATCAGCCCATCGAACGCCGCGCCGGAATCACCAGGAGCCTTCTGGAAGTCTTAGCAAAGCGATCGGGATATCGCCTCGGAATCGTAACGAAGTCTAATCTGATCCTCCGCGACATCGATCTGCTCACAAAGATCGCCGCAGGAAACACCCTGGTGATTCACTTGACCATCACCACACCCGACGCAAAGCTCGCACGTCTCTTAGAACCAAGAGCACCAAGACCGGACTTACGTTTCGAAGCCATCCGAAGTCTGCGAGCGGCAAAGCTGACCGCAGGAATCCTCTGCTCCCCTCTGCTTCCAGGCATCACCGACACGTCAAAAGCCCTGAACCGCATGGCATCCAAAGCGGCTGAAGCTGGAGCAAGCTTCTTCGCCGCCCAACCGCTGTTCCTGAAGTCGTGCTCGCGTCCAACCTACCTGAGCTTCGTTCGCGAGCACTTCCCCGCTCTTCTCCCCACATATGAAGAGCACTTCAGCCAGGGAGCCTTCTCGCAAGGTCCATATCGAAGAAGGATGGAAGCGCTGGTTGAGGAAGCTTGCCGAAAGCACGGAGTTCCAGGCCGCTCGACCGACGCGCTTCTGACCCGCGACGCAGGAATGGGACGAAAGGGACCAATCTCCGAGTTCCGCCCGATCCAGCACACGCTGTTTGCGTAA
- the secE gene encoding preprotein translocase subunit SecE, whose amino-acid sequence MAKAIAVATDTNQNGGLQQMKDTPARLQSFLHDVRSEMRKVITPSRDEVQTTTIVVIVTVFIFAAYFWLVDNIIGHAIELILKKLSH is encoded by the coding sequence ATGGCTAAAGCAATCGCAGTCGCGACCGACACCAACCAGAACGGAGGCCTTCAGCAGATGAAGGACACTCCTGCGCGTCTCCAGAGCTTCCTGCACGATGTTCGCAGCGAGATGCGCAAGGTCATCACGCCCTCGCGCGACGAGGTGCAGACGACCACGATCGTCGTGATCGTCACGGTGTTCATCTTCGCGGCCTACTTCTGGCTCGTCGATAACATCATCGGGCACGCGATTGAGCTCATTCTGAAGAAGTTGAGCCACTAG
- the tuf gene encoding elongation factor Tu: MGKEKFDRSKPHVNIGTVGHIDHGKTTLTAAITKVLSKHNPNNTFRSFDTIDNAPEERERGITIATSHVEYETANRHYAHVDCPGHADYIKNMITGAAQMDGAILVVAATDGPMPQTKEHVLLARQVGVPFIVVFLNKCDAVEDEELIELVEMEVRELLSKYDYPGDDTPIIRGSALGALNGEAQWEAKIDELMAAVDKYIPQPERAVNLPFLMPIEDIFSISGRGTVVTGRIERGKIKVGEACEIVGFRDTRATVCTGVEMFKKQLDEGLAGDNAGLLLRGIAKEDVERGMVLAKPGSITPHTEFKGEIYVLSKEEGGRHTPFFNGYRPQFYFRTTDVTGSAKLPAGIEMVMPGDNVQLEITLHTPVAMEKGLRFAIREGGRTVGAGTISEIIK, encoded by the coding sequence ATGGGCAAGGAAAAGTTTGACCGGTCTAAGCCGCACGTCAATATTGGCACGGTTGGCCACATCGATCACGGCAAAACGACGCTGACCGCGGCGATCACGAAGGTTCTGTCGAAGCACAACCCGAACAACACGTTCCGTTCGTTCGACACCATCGACAACGCTCCGGAAGAGCGCGAGCGCGGTATCACCATCGCGACCTCGCACGTCGAGTACGAGACGGCGAACCGGCACTACGCGCACGTCGACTGCCCGGGCCACGCCGACTACATCAAGAACATGATCACCGGCGCCGCCCAGATGGACGGAGCGATCCTCGTGGTCGCCGCCACCGACGGCCCGATGCCCCAGACCAAGGAGCACGTCCTCCTTGCCCGTCAGGTTGGCGTTCCTTTCATCGTCGTCTTCCTGAACAAGTGCGATGCCGTCGAAGACGAAGAGCTCATCGAACTCGTCGAGATGGAAGTTCGCGAGCTCCTTTCGAAGTACGACTACCCCGGCGACGACACCCCGATCATCCGTGGTTCGGCCCTCGGCGCGCTCAACGGCGAAGCCCAGTGGGAAGCCAAGATCGACGAGCTCATGGCCGCGGTCGACAAGTACATCCCCCAGCCCGAGCGTGCGGTCAATCTGCCGTTCCTGATGCCGATCGAAGACATCTTCTCGATCTCGGGTCGCGGAACCGTGGTCACCGGCCGTATCGAGCGTGGCAAGATCAAGGTGGGTGAAGCCTGCGAGATCGTCGGTTTCCGCGACACGCGCGCGACCGTCTGCACCGGTGTCGAGATGTTCAAGAAGCAGCTTGACGAAGGCCTCGCCGGAGATAACGCCGGCCTCCTCCTGCGCGGTATCGCGAAGGAAGATGTCGAGCGCGGCATGGTGCTTGCGAAGCCTGGTTCGATCACGCCGCACACCGAGTTCAAGGGCGAGATCTACGTTCTGAGCAAGGAAGAAGGCGGACGTCACACTCCGTTCTTCAACGGCTACCGTCCCCAGTTCTACTTCCGCACCACGGACGTAACCGGATCGGCGAAGCTGCCGGCTGGCATCGAGATGGTGATGCCTGGCGATAACGTTCAGCTCGAGATCACGCTGCACACGCCGGTCGCGATGGAGAAGGGTCTGCGCTTCGCTATCCGCGAAGGCGGACGCACCGTCGGAGCCGGTACCATCTCCGAGATCATCAAGTAA
- a CDS encoding TetR/AcrR family transcriptional regulator, with the protein MSNPLPPTPPAARKIRADAQRNRDLILEFAKKAFTRDGADASLDDIARSAGIGSATLYRHFPTREVLIEAVYRTEVERLAAAEERFAATMPPVEALRAWMLLFVDHVAEKKLIIPAMDVVDGGSMRLIEGARVQTHGAFLKAARRAIDSGALRSDTDPNDFIRALIGIFHTTATPGWEESARRIVDLLIAGARR; encoded by the coding sequence ATGTCCAATCCGCTTCCCCCAACTCCGCCGGCCGCCCGTAAGATCCGCGCCGATGCGCAGCGGAATCGCGACCTCATCCTTGAGTTCGCCAAGAAGGCCTTCACCCGCGACGGCGCGGACGCCAGCCTCGACGACATAGCCCGCAGCGCCGGCATCGGCTCCGCGACGCTCTACCGCCACTTCCCCACGCGCGAGGTCCTGATCGAGGCGGTCTACCGCACCGAAGTCGAGAGACTCGCTGCGGCGGAGGAACGTTTCGCCGCCACGATGCCCCCGGTCGAAGCCCTACGCGCCTGGATGCTGCTTTTTGTCGATCACGTCGCCGAGAAGAAGCTCATCATCCCGGCAATGGACGTGGTCGATGGAGGCTCGATGCGCCTCATTGAAGGCGCACGCGTCCAAACCCACGGCGCCTTCCTCAAGGCCGCCCGGCGAGCTATCGACAGCGGAGCCCTACGCTCGGACACCGACCCGAACGACTTCATCCGCGCATTGATCGGCATCTTCCACACGACGGCCACCCCCGGCTGGGAGGAAAGCGCACGCCGCATCGTCGATCTCCTGATTGCCGGAGCCCGCCGCTAA
- a CDS encoding glycosyl hydrolase: MRFALCIAAVLLASRFAHGQIDLEESHVTTSLRGVDTAGTGVAWASGSGGTVLRTEDAGFLWQPCTTPKGAEKLDFRGVQALDGNTAVVMSSGSGELSKIYKTTDGCQTWKLVFTNPDKEGFFDTIRRVGEREFYVLGDPVRGRFVLFVSKDGGESWSGVNDAGLAAEKGDGAFAASNTSLIVSGGTLYFGTGGTGVPHVYARRSSAWSKADVPLASYSTAAGVFSIAARTDAKSTLIAVGGVYSKPDIGAGTAATSVDGGKTWRGADMSPGGYRSGVAYDRDAKVWVAVGTNGTDFSRDDGKTWKPLVPTAADAPDVAKGWNAVALPYVVGAKGRIGRVRPDAFGK; encoded by the coding sequence ATGCGTTTCGCGCTTTGTATTGCGGCTGTTCTGCTTGCCTCCCGGTTTGCCCATGGTCAGATCGATCTCGAAGAGTCTCATGTAACGACCAGCCTGCGTGGGGTGGACACGGCTGGGACGGGTGTGGCGTGGGCAAGCGGGTCGGGTGGGACAGTGCTGCGGACGGAGGATGCGGGGTTCCTCTGGCAGCCGTGTACTACTCCAAAAGGCGCGGAGAAGCTGGATTTCCGTGGAGTGCAGGCTCTCGACGGGAATACAGCGGTGGTGATGTCGAGCGGGAGCGGGGAGCTTTCGAAGATCTACAAGACGACGGATGGGTGCCAGACGTGGAAGCTCGTCTTTACGAACCCGGACAAAGAGGGGTTCTTCGATACGATCCGGCGGGTGGGGGAGCGGGAGTTCTACGTACTTGGGGATCCGGTGCGGGGAAGGTTCGTGCTGTTCGTCAGCAAGGATGGCGGGGAGAGCTGGTCGGGAGTGAATGACGCTGGGCTTGCGGCGGAGAAGGGCGATGGGGCGTTCGCGGCGAGTAATACTTCGCTGATCGTGAGTGGTGGCACGCTCTACTTTGGGACCGGCGGGACCGGGGTGCCACACGTGTATGCGCGGAGGAGCTCGGCCTGGTCGAAGGCGGATGTGCCGCTGGCTTCGTACTCGACGGCGGCGGGAGTGTTCTCGATTGCGGCTCGGACAGATGCCAAGAGTACGCTGATCGCCGTGGGTGGGGTTTATTCGAAGCCGGACATTGGGGCGGGGACGGCGGCGACTTCTGTTGACGGGGGTAAGACGTGGAGAGGCGCGGATATGTCGCCGGGTGGGTACCGGTCGGGTGTGGCATACGACCGGGATGCGAAGGTGTGGGTGGCCGTGGGAACGAATGGAACGGACTTCTCGCGGGATGACGGGAAGACCTGGAAGCCGCTGGTTCCTACTGCCGCCGATGCGCCTGATGTTGCGAAGGGTTGGAACGCAGTGGCGCTGCCTTATGTCGTGGGGGCGAAGGGGCGGATCGGGCGGGTGAGGCCGGATGCGTTCGGGAAGTAA
- a CDS encoding SDR family oxidoreductase yields MRVFVTGATGFIGTELVKELVKAGHQVRGMTRSDAGVEQLKAAGVEVHRGELTDLESLKAGATGMDAVVHLAFSHDFSKFAQNAVDEQHAIEALGSVLEPGKLLVVTSGTGLATGGPGHLRTEKDPPVDQPTIPRKPEQTARKISEKGVHVAIVRLPQVHDTHKQGLVPYVTAAAREKGVSPYIGDGSNRWAAAPLHAVAELYRLAVEKTGAGYTVYHAVQEEGVSMKEMAETIGKGLKVPVVSITPEEAPAHFGWLAGLPGWICRRRASGRGRRWGGIRLGLG; encoded by the coding sequence ATGCGAGTCTTTGTGACAGGCGCGACGGGATTTATCGGGACAGAGTTGGTGAAGGAACTGGTCAAGGCGGGCCACCAGGTGCGCGGGATGACGCGCAGTGACGCGGGGGTGGAGCAGCTAAAGGCGGCTGGCGTCGAGGTTCATCGGGGCGAGTTGACGGACCTCGAGAGCCTTAAGGCAGGCGCGACAGGCATGGACGCGGTGGTTCACCTTGCGTTCAGCCATGACTTCTCGAAGTTCGCGCAGAATGCGGTGGATGAACAGCACGCGATCGAGGCACTCGGGTCGGTGCTGGAGCCGGGAAAGCTCCTGGTTGTCACCTCGGGAACGGGCCTGGCGACCGGTGGTCCCGGTCACCTGCGCACGGAGAAGGATCCGCCTGTGGATCAGCCGACGATTCCGCGCAAGCCGGAGCAGACCGCCCGCAAAATTTCTGAGAAGGGTGTGCATGTTGCGATCGTGCGGCTTCCGCAGGTGCATGACACGCACAAGCAGGGGCTGGTTCCTTACGTGACTGCAGCGGCGCGTGAGAAGGGCGTGTCGCCTTATATCGGCGACGGCAGCAATCGCTGGGCGGCGGCCCCGCTCCATGCCGTGGCGGAGCTGTACCGGCTGGCGGTCGAGAAGACCGGCGCTGGCTACACCGTGTATCACGCGGTGCAGGAAGAGGGCGTATCGATGAAGGAGATGGCGGAGACGATCGGCAAGGGGTTGAAGGTGCCGGTGGTTTCGATCACTCCGGAGGAGGCTCCGGCGCACTTCGGCTGGCTTGCGGGTTTGCCGGGCTGGATATGCCGGCGTCGAGCGAGTGGACGCGGAAGACGCTGGGGTGGGATCCGGTTGGGCCTGGGTTGA
- the rplK gene encoding 50S ribosomal protein L11 has protein sequence MAPKKITGYVKLQITGGKATPAPPVGPALGQAQVNIMEFCKQFNARTSTPEMTGMTIPVVITVYADRTFSFITKTPPAPVLLMKAAGIAKGSGTPNKEKLGKVTEKQILEIAKTKMPDMNASSVESAAKSIRGTARSMGIEVTA, from the coding sequence ATGGCACCGAAGAAGATTACTGGATACGTCAAGCTTCAGATCACTGGTGGCAAGGCCACCCCGGCACCCCCGGTTGGACCGGCCCTCGGTCAGGCGCAGGTCAACATCATGGAGTTCTGCAAGCAGTTCAACGCCCGCACCTCCACACCCGAAATGACTGGGATGACTATTCCGGTCGTCATTACCGTGTACGCGGACCGCACGTTCTCGTTCATCACCAAGACTCCTCCGGCTCCAGTGCTCCTGATGAAGGCTGCTGGGATTGCCAAGGGTTCGGGCACTCCTAACAAGGAGAAGCTCGGCAAGGTGACCGAGAAGCAGATCCTCGAGATCGCCAAGACCAAGATGCCTGACATGAACGCGTCGTCGGTCGAGTCGGCCGCGAAGTCGATCCGTGGAACTGCCCGTTCGATGGGCATCGAAGTTACCGCCTAA
- the nusG gene encoding transcription termination/antitermination protein NusG, producing the protein MKQKGILMAADEQIPDGLDTSAALPGDPALPVEGETEHLAPPVNENFKWYIIHAYSGFERKVRESLESRIQAFGLQNRIGRIMIPTEPVTELRNGKKYVIERVFLPGYVLVEMELDNDLWHVIKNTPRVTGFLGTGDKPVALSEQEVSSILFRSDVSKEKPAMKIKFEKGEQVRINEGPFANFNGAVDDVNEDKQTLKVMVSIFGRSTPVEIEFSKVDKFDGSEE; encoded by the coding sequence ATGAAGCAAAAAGGCATACTCATGGCGGCAGACGAGCAGATTCCGGACGGTTTGGACACCAGCGCGGCACTTCCCGGCGACCCGGCACTTCCGGTCGAGGGTGAGACCGAGCATCTCGCGCCTCCCGTCAACGAGAACTTCAAGTGGTACATCATTCACGCCTACTCCGGCTTCGAGCGCAAAGTGCGCGAGTCACTCGAGAGCCGCATTCAGGCATTCGGACTGCAGAACCGCATCGGCCGCATCATGATCCCGACCGAGCCCGTCACTGAGTTGCGCAATGGTAAGAAGTACGTCATCGAGCGGGTCTTCCTTCCAGGTTATGTTCTGGTGGAGATGGAACTCGATAACGACCTTTGGCATGTGATCAAGAACACTCCTCGCGTCACGGGCTTCCTTGGTACGGGCGACAAGCCGGTCGCGCTCTCCGAGCAGGAAGTCAGCTCGATCCTTTTCCGTTCGGATGTCTCGAAGGAAAAGCCGGCAATGAAGATCAAGTTCGAGAAGGGCGAGCAGGTCCGGATCAACGAAGGTCCATTCGCCAACTTCAACGGCGCGGTCGACGATGTCAACGAAGACAAGCAGACCCTCAAGGTCATGGTCTCGATCTTCGGCCGTTCCACCCCTGTCGAGATCGAGTTCTCGAAGGTAGACAAGTTTGACGGATCCGAAGAATAG